Genomic window (Gammaproteobacteria bacterium):
CCTGCAGACGGTCCTCGTCGAGCAGCCTGACTGCCTTGCCCCTGGCGCTGATCACGCCCTGCCTGCGCAGCTGGGTCAGCACCCGGCTGACGGTCTCGGGCGCCAGCCGCAGGTGGTTGGCGATGTCCTCGCGCGACATGACCAGTCCGAACTCGGAGGACTGCCTGCCCTGGGCCCTGAGCCGGCCCGACACACTCAGCAGGAAGGCGGCGACGCGCACCACGGCATTGTGGTCGCCGGTCAATCGGCCGGTGTACAGCGCCGAACGGCTGGCAATGCGCAGCAGGCCGAGGACCAGTTCGGGAAACTGCTGCGACAGCCTCAGGATTTCGCTGAAGGAGAGATAGCACACCGTGGAAGTGGCCAGCGCGATGGCGTTGCCCGCGTGCCGCCGCTGGTAGATCGATGCAAAGCCGAGGACCTCGCCCGGCAGGTGGAAATTGAGGATGTGCTCGCGGCCGTCCGCATCGATCACCGTGGATTTCAGGCAGCCCGAGCGCACGGCGAACAGCGAGGTGAACTCCTCGCCCGCACGGAACAGCACCGTGCCGGCGCGCAGCACGCGCTGGCGCGTGACCATCGATTCCAGCTGCGCGAGTTGCCCTTCCGGCACACTCGAAGGCAGGCAGACCCCCGCCACCGGGCAGCGGGTGCACGGCTGGATGCCCTCGGACTCGGCGTTGCGCCGTGCCGCCAGGCGGGCTCCCTGATTGGCGTCCGCCACCGCGGACCCGTGCCCTGCCATGCCAAACCTCCTGGTGCGATGCTACCCGACGCCCCGGGAGCCTTCCACCGGGCATGGAGGACGGCGGCGTGGCAGGTTCGCCGCCGACCTCCCCCCGGTGCGGACGCGAGGTCCGCGCCTCAGTCGCGCGATTCCTTCGAGGCCGGCTTCAGCGGCACCGTCTTGTGCACCCAGTTCTTCGGGTCCTCACGGCGGCCCGGCGACGGGATCACCAGCATTTCCGTCTGGCTGCGGCGCTCGTACTCGTCGAGATCGATCTCGTAGCCCTGGGCAGCCCACTTGAAGCAGCGCTTGCGGAAGGCGGTCTCCATGCTGTCGGTCTCGGTGAGGAACTCGTCGGAGAGCTTCGACGGCGTGATGGGCGGCTTGAGATCCTCGACCACCGAGAGATCCTCCACCACTGCCAGCTGGATGCCCGCCATGCGCTCGGCATCGAACTGGGGCTCCTTCAGGTAGTTGCGCGCCTGCCAGCCGATGGCACGGCTCAGCTTGCGATCCACCGGGGTTCTCGCAGTGAAGTTGATCTGTGTCATGCCTTCCTTGAACGTCGGCTGGATGCGGTGGCAGAGGCCCACCAGGCTGAACTCCAGCGCCACGTTGGTGTTCAGGCGCTCCTCGCCCAGCATCTTGGCCATCTCGCCCGTCTTCTGGTCAGGCTTCGGCGCCGGCTTGCGGCGCGTGACCCGTGCGCCCCACTCGGACTCCTCCAGCGGGAAGTTCTCCAGCTTGGGCGTGCGCCGGGCGCCGAACTGCCGGTGCACGAACTGCGTGTGGGCGGTATCCAGCGAGTTCTCCTCGAAGCGCATCCAGTTGGTCTTGGCCTCGAAGCCGTAGGGAATGCGATGCCAGCCGACCGGGTCGTCGTACTCGGGGAACAGGTCGGGGATGCGCGGGCGCTGGCTCTCGGGCAGGTCGCCGAGGAACACCCAGACCCAGCCGTACTTCTCCTGCGTCGGATAGCTGTCGACGCGCACGCGCTTGGGGATGTTGATCTCGGGACCCATCGCCGGGATCAGGGTGCAGCGGCCGTCACCGTTGAATTCCCAGCCGTGGTAGGGGCAAACGACGTTGCAGCCGCTCATCTCGCCCTTGCCGAGCGACGCGCCCCGGTGGCAGCAGACGTCGCTCAGGCAGACCGCCTTGTCCTTCTCGTCGCGGAACAGCACGAAATCGCAGGCCAGCATGCGCACCTTCAGCGGCTTGTCCTTGCGCACTTCGGAGGCGGCTGCAGCCACGTACCAGTTGTTGATCAGCATGATTGCTCTCCATGGTTCAGTTGGTCCCGACAGCCGCCTGGGCGACCGTCCCACGCACGGAACATACGCCCTTCGGCTCCCGCGAAACCCTGATGTACATCAGCCCGTGCCCGGGCGGCGCCGGCCATTGCCTGCTGCAGACCGTCAGCAATGACCGGGCCGCCTACGTACAAGCCACTACGCCGGCGCGGCGATCGATGATCCAGATCATCTTCACGGGCGGACCATCCGGCAGTCTCGAAGTGGGCGCAATGCCTTCACAAGGAGACGGCACATGTACATCAATTTCTGGTACCCCATCGTCCGGAGCGAAGACCTGGCGCCGGACGTCCCGCAGAAGGTGCGGGTGCTGGGTTGCGATCTCGTCGCCTTCCGCGACCAGCAGGGCCATGCCCGGGTGCTGAGCGACACCTGCACGCACCGCGGCGCCTCGCTGGGCGGAGCCTGGTCCAACGCCGGCCAGCCCCGCATCATCAACGGCTGCATCGTCTGCCCGTACCACGGCTGGGAGTTCGGTGGCGACGGCGAGTGCAAGAACATCCCCTCCATCGGCTACGGCACCAAGCCGCCCGCGCGGGCCAAGGTCGACTCCTACCCGGTGCAGGAGAAGTACGGGATCGTGTTCGCCTTCCTCGGCGACCTGCCGGAGAACGAGCGTCCGCCGCTGCTGCAGATCGAGGAATACGGCCAGCCCGGCTGGCGCGCCAACTCGGTGCTGGTGCTCGAGGTCAATTACTACTACGAGCGCTCCATCGAGAACGGCCTCGACCCGGCACACAACGAGTTCGTGCACCCGACCCACGGCCACCAGGGTGTCAACCGCGAGACCTACAAGGTCAACGAGTACGAGGTCGAGAACCATCGCCAGGGCTGGGGCTTCTGGTTCATGCACAAGTTCGACTCCCCGCCGCTGCCGCAGAAGGGCCATGTCACCGCGAAGGACAGCGACACGCCCTGGGGAAACTCCAAGACCCAGCGCACCAACATCTTCGCCGGTGGCGGCACCTACGGACCGAACATCATGCCGACCTACATCAACCTGGCGCCCGACAAGATGTTCCGCCAGTACTTCTTCGAGCAGCCGGTCGACGCGCACAAGACGCGGATCTTCTTCCTCAACATGCGCAACTTCCTGCTGGAGCCGGACAACGATGCACCGATCCATGCGCGCAACAAGGTCATCGCCGGGCAGGACATCGCCCTGCTGCTCGAGGTCAACCCGGCCATGACGCCGCTCAGCAAGGCGAAGGAGGTGCTGATGCCCGCCGACAAGGCCATCGCCACCTACCGCGACTGGCTGCGCCGGTTCGATGACCGGGGCTGGCGCATCGACTGGAAGGAATTCACCCGGCGCCATGGCCTCGACAAGGCCTACGCGATCCCCTCGCCGGGGCGCCGCACTTCGGGCCACTGGGTGCTCGATCCGGTGCCGTTGCTGAAGGATCGCGCGGAGCGCGACCTGAAGGACCGCGAGGAAGCCGCCTGACGCAGTAAGATGAGGCGCGGGGCCGGTGCCGGCAGGCAGGCCGGTGCCGGCCCCCATTTTTTCCGGCGGGAGGTATGACGATGGGAGAACAGAGCCGCAAGGTTTTCGATCGCCTCTACGGCAAGGCCAAACGGCCCGAGGACCTGCCATGGCACCGGGCGCAGCCCCCTGCCCTGCTGGTCGAGGCGCTCGATGCGCGTGCCGCGCCCGGCCTCGCCCTCGACGTCGGCTGCGGTGCGGGCACCTACTCGGTGTACATGGCCAAGCGCGGCTACCGGGTCACCGGCGTGGACTTCATGCCGCAAGCCGTCAGCCTGCTGACGCAGCAGGCGGCCAGGGAATCGCTGGACATCACCGCCGTCAGGGCCGATGTCACCACCTGGGCCGCGCCGAGCCCGTTCGACGTGGTGCTCGATGTCGGCTGCCTGCACAGCCTCGGCGCTGCGCAGCGCGCGGCATACAAGGCGCGCCTGCTGCAGTGGCTCGCGCCAGGCGGAGATTTCATCCTCGTGCACTGCGCCAGCCGCGGCTGGTGGGACCGCTGGCCGGTCGGCCCGAACCGCATCGCCCGTGACACCATCGAGCGCCTGCTGGCGCCCGAGCTCGTCCTCAGGGCCTACCAGCCCGAGCTGCTCGGCGGCATGCCGCTGTTCATGGGGCGCAGCGCGCTGGTCGGACGCTACTGGTTTCGCCGCGAGCACTGAGCGGCCGGCACCGTGCCAGGCTCAGCCGCCGGGTCCCTCTCCGGGAGCCGGCTTCGGCATGATCGTCCACAGCAACAGGTAGACGATGATCCCTGGCACGACGACGCTCATCACGGTGATCAGCGAGAAGAAGAACCGGCCGACGGTCGGATCCCAGCGCAGCCAGTCGGCGCAGCCCGCGCACACGCCGGCGATCACCTTGTTGCGCGAGCGGCGGAAGGGTGCGCGGGGCTTTCTCTCGCTGGTCTCCATGGCGCAGATGGTAGTCCTTCACCGGACAGGGAAACAGCGTTTTGTACGGTAATTTCAAGGGTTTTCCTAGGTACATTCCACGGGATCGAGCCGCCGGAGCGTCTGCTATAAAAATCCCGTCCAAGAAAAACCTCTGGCAGGAGAGAAGTCCATGTACATCAATTTCTGGTATCCGATGGTCCGCAGCGAGGACCTGAGCCCCGACAAGCCCGAGAAGGTCAAGGTCCTCGGCCTGAACTTCGCGGTGTTCCGTGACAGCGAGGGCATCGCCCGCACGCTGAGCGACACATGCACCCACCGCGGCGGCTCCATCAGCGGCCCGTGGGAACTGCCGACCCAGCCGCGCATCGTCAATGGCTGTGTCGTCTGCCCGTACCACGGCTGGGAGTTCGGCGGCGACGGCGAATGCAAGAACATCCCCTCCATCGGCTACGGCACCAAGCCCCCGGCCCGCGCCAAGGTCGATTCCTATCCGACCGTGGAGAAGTACGGCATCGTGTTCGCCTTCCTCGGCGACCTGCCGGAGAACGAGCGCCCACCGATGATCGATGTCAAGGAGTGGGGCCACCCCGACTGGCGCGCCAACTCCGTGCTGGTGCTCGACGTGCCCTACTACTACGAGCGCTCCATCGAGAACGGCATCGACCCGGCGCACAACGAATTCGTGCATCCGACCCATGGTCACTCGGCGATCAACCGCGAGACATACAAGGTCCGCGAGCACGACGTCGTCGAGGGCGACCAGAAGCTCGGCATCGTCTTCAAGCACCGCTACGCGGCCCCCGGCCTGAAGCACGAAACCTGGAAGGGCGTCGATGCCCCGGCCGCCGACATCTATGCCGGCACCGAGACCTTCGGCCCCAATGCGATGATCACGCAGATCGAGGTCTCGCCGGGCAAGATGTTCCGCCAGTACTTCATCGAGCAGCCGGTGGACGACAACCGCACGCGCATCTTCTTCGTCAACATGCGCAACTTCATGCTCGACGCGAAGAACGATGGCCCCATCCACGCCCGCAACAAGGTCATCGCCCAGCAGGACATCGAGATCCTCAGCGAGGTCTACCCGCTGCGCACGCCGATCTCCAGCACCAAGGAAGTGCACATGCCGGCGGACAAGGCGGTGGTGGGCTACCGCGAGTGGCTGGCCAAGTTCGACGATAACGGCTGGCGCATCGACTGGAACGAGTTCAAGGCCCGCAATGGCAAGGGTGACATCGCCTTCGCGATCCCCTGCCCCGGCCGCCGCACCTCGGGCAACTGGGTGCTGGAGCCGGTGCCGATGCTGAAGAACCGGGAGGCCCGCAAGGCCGCCAAGGTGTCCTGATCCTCCAGGCCTTCGTCAGGGAAGGCGAGATGACGGGCGGCCCCCTCCGGGCCGCCCGTTTTTTTTCGTGGCCGGGCCTGTACCCGGATTCCTCCCGGTGGCTGCGGCCTACTTCTGGTCGACGCGCGGACCGGTCAGGATTGGCGTGTAGACCACCAGAAAGATACTGAAGGCAATCACCCAGAGCAGCGCTGCGGTGTCGATCATCGCCATGTAGGGGCCCGGCAGGGCCGGCCCGAGGCTGCGCAGCAGCGCGGCCACCGCCACCAGCACGTAGGCGATCGCCACCGGGCGCACGACCGCCAGCGGCCGCCCGGTGTGGCCCAGCGAGACACGGGTCATCATCGCGAGAATCATGCCGCTCACGCCGCCGATGGTCAGCAGATGCAGCACCGCGGTGCGCGGCAGCGGCAGGCCCAGGGCCGCGGCGCCCAGCAGCGCGTAGCCCGCGGCCACGCAGGCGTAGGACAGGTGCAGGGACCACAGCAGCGGGTTGGCGACGATCATGCTGCCGCGCCAGCCGCCGAGCCGCCACAGGTTGACGGCACCCGCGGCGATGCACAGCACACCGGTGAGCGCCGTGCCGGGTGCAAAGCCATCGGCGACCCCGGCAGCGATGACCAGGCCGATGGCGGCCTGGTCGAGCCGCGGCCGCGGCAGGGGCAGCCGCGTGTCACCCCGCATCCGCAGCCAGTTGGCCGTGAACAGCGGAATGACCCGGCCGCCGACGACGGCGATCAGCACCGCAAGCAGATGGACCATCAGCGAGGTGGCCAGCTGTTCGCCGCCGC
Coding sequences:
- a CDS encoding helix-turn-helix domain-containing protein — protein: MAGHGSAVADANQGARLAARRNAESEGIQPCTRCPVAGVCLPSSVPEGQLAQLESMVTRQRVLRAGTVLFRAGEEFTSLFAVRSGCLKSTVIDADGREHILNFHLPGEVLGFASIYQRRHAGNAIALATSTVCYLSFSEILRLSQQFPELVLGLLRIASRSALYTGRLTGDHNAVVRVAAFLLSVSGRLRAQGRQSSEFGLVMSREDIANHLRLAPETVSRVLTQLRRQGVISARGKAVRLLDEDRLQALAGPMLPYG
- a CDS encoding Rieske 2Fe-2S domain-containing protein, with the protein product MLINNWYVAAAASEVRKDKPLKVRMLACDFVLFRDEKDKAVCLSDVCCHRGASLGKGEMSGCNVVCPYHGWEFNGDGRCTLIPAMGPEINIPKRVRVDSYPTQEKYGWVWVFLGDLPESQRPRIPDLFPEYDDPVGWHRIPYGFEAKTNWMRFEENSLDTAHTQFVHRQFGARRTPKLENFPLEESEWGARVTRRKPAPKPDQKTGEMAKMLGEERLNTNVALEFSLVGLCHRIQPTFKEGMTQINFTARTPVDRKLSRAIGWQARNYLKEPQFDAERMAGIQLAVVEDLSVVEDLKPPITPSKLSDEFLTETDSMETAFRKRCFKWAAQGYEIDLDEYERRSQTEMLVIPSPGRREDPKNWVHKTVPLKPASKESRD
- a CDS encoding aromatic ring-hydroxylating dioxygenase subunit alpha translates to MYINFWYPIVRSEDLAPDVPQKVRVLGCDLVAFRDQQGHARVLSDTCTHRGASLGGAWSNAGQPRIINGCIVCPYHGWEFGGDGECKNIPSIGYGTKPPARAKVDSYPVQEKYGIVFAFLGDLPENERPPLLQIEEYGQPGWRANSVLVLEVNYYYERSIENGLDPAHNEFVHPTHGHQGVNRETYKVNEYEVENHRQGWGFWFMHKFDSPPLPQKGHVTAKDSDTPWGNSKTQRTNIFAGGGTYGPNIMPTYINLAPDKMFRQYFFEQPVDAHKTRIFFLNMRNFLLEPDNDAPIHARNKVIAGQDIALLLEVNPAMTPLSKAKEVLMPADKAIATYRDWLRRFDDRGWRIDWKEFTRRHGLDKAYAIPSPGRRTSGHWVLDPVPLLKDRAERDLKDREEAA
- a CDS encoding class I SAM-dependent methyltransferase — translated: MGEQSRKVFDRLYGKAKRPEDLPWHRAQPPALLVEALDARAAPGLALDVGCGAGTYSVYMAKRGYRVTGVDFMPQAVSLLTQQAARESLDITAVRADVTTWAAPSPFDVVLDVGCLHSLGAAQRAAYKARLLQWLAPGGDFILVHCASRGWWDRWPVGPNRIARDTIERLLAPELVLRAYQPELLGGMPLFMGRSALVGRYWFRREH
- a CDS encoding PspC domain-containing protein, coding for METSERKPRAPFRRSRNKVIAGVCAGCADWLRWDPTVGRFFFSLITVMSVVVPGIIVYLLLWTIMPKPAPGEGPGG
- a CDS encoding aromatic ring-hydroxylating dioxygenase subunit alpha is translated as MYINFWYPMVRSEDLSPDKPEKVKVLGLNFAVFRDSEGIARTLSDTCTHRGGSISGPWELPTQPRIVNGCVVCPYHGWEFGGDGECKNIPSIGYGTKPPARAKVDSYPTVEKYGIVFAFLGDLPENERPPMIDVKEWGHPDWRANSVLVLDVPYYYERSIENGIDPAHNEFVHPTHGHSAINRETYKVREHDVVEGDQKLGIVFKHRYAAPGLKHETWKGVDAPAADIYAGTETFGPNAMITQIEVSPGKMFRQYFIEQPVDDNRTRIFFVNMRNFMLDAKNDGPIHARNKVIAQQDIEILSEVYPLRTPISSTKEVHMPADKAVVGYREWLAKFDDNGWRIDWNEFKARNGKGDIAFAIPCPGRRTSGNWVLEPVPMLKNREARKAAKVS
- a CDS encoding NnrS family protein produces the protein MNPTRSSVLFSFAFRAFFLLAGAYAVIALVLWIAAFHGLRWPGAPAALSSLWHAREMALGFCGAVVAGFLLTAVATWTGRPPLRGPLLMVLVASWLLGRFAAMIGGGLPQPWLAAADLAFPVLLAVLASREILGGASRRNYGIAAMTWVLAALTLLYHLGEAGFIRGGEQLATSLMVHLLAVLIAVVGGRVIPLFTANWLRMRGDTRLPLPRPRLDQAAIGLVIAAGVADGFAPGTALTGVLCIAAGAVNLWRLGGWRGSMIVANPLLWSLHLSYACVAAGYALLGAAALGLPLPRTAVLHLLTIGGVSGMILAMMTRVSLGHTGRPLAVVRPVAIAYVLVAVAALLRSLGPALPGPYMAMIDTAALLWVIAFSIFLVVYTPILTGPRVDQK